A region of Leptidea sinapis chromosome 4, ilLepSina1.1, whole genome shotgun sequence DNA encodes the following proteins:
- the LOC126979872 gene encoding alsin isoform X3, protein MSQHKFWNGITSLNVSFTPTAPEKVFKLCSLEKDFLALANDHSIFYCSIEDNSLHCKKINGIIAIDISYHNDILYVIDIHGRLYKTTPTFKCKDEIIVKEESKCCPHGFKSNSTKVKFRNVVTSDFGQLFISTEGQLWGSGDMPQIGLDNQEIKKIPFFEGRTVYSASIGQNFAAVIARKNVKEYGDCDTDSDNDDEEVFASNCSQCQSIIGLASPASMPSLSETCPLGVHISKSSEDSSSTTAPQTDVQVDAQSITEDSSPTSEESKVEKPISPLIENSVGANNIQISDIQDNTDKVGGSQTPQGSTEKLNNIFINTDAARQFLSRQLSWVSAGEDYLVEYTEKPTRIIKENVTNITNFVYEGVKTVGDKVATLSRHVSGSSDNNEATEFLNQNYNEEIGMLWHSCTSTKFEDIQFSTSTVSSEKEFEVTKKCENLKNMSKLGKNILATELWTWGDITHGQLGIGDTVKRVKPMVVMSLSGFGLQKVSCGKWHCGALTLDGRLFVWGYNNYKQVSLDTRDDRSSPKQFSENSESDRIRDMIATDNHTLAYTHNENIYYMGKHDDGFTENIVNLNERCEQESNQNKNSETVNIKEAQKLKHSQNMCYHWRILSSGSISYSSVGQSFSSLEFQNLSIAQRYLEEMLIINHSLVKPFLKKSKAITSHSNIYEAVCDIFSDILNITALNVLSTWQYAEKHISECDILLIKNLDEFIYLYKKYYIALSNLIVIGGFAQINNVYDISNNVYNLFNDQLPSNKQKNKKTQEAVIALAFIQPLIRLSSYKCIAQSLLRNKSNNKKADSKSNIEEKIAKVVTALDILIDEQDKKRKDADVTKLFWETVGKSLEQHRTPERRLIRESKSKQLNVVNPGRFSSHWFILFNNLFIHVNGSSTNIHPLETVWVEAAPNSDSAQNIIQLTTPEEILYLTACSEQGKSEWIHAITTAIKSVLKKDSAFKAPSIRTASYTFSSKSAFYKDATYIGRWLDGKVHGNGRVDWPDGRVYVGQFQINTLCGHGKMDIPGVGCYEGQWKDNLQNGYGIMKYAAGDIYEGYFKDGHPHGHGIKRQGSWSNGV, encoded by the exons ATGAGTCAACATAAATTTTGGAACGGTATAACGTCCCTGAATGTATCTTTCACTCCAACTGCTCCGGAAAAAGTTTTCAAACTATGCAGTTTAGAAAAAGATTTTCTTGCTCTAGCCAATGATCATAGCATATTTTACTGTTCTATTGAAGATAATAGCCTTCACTGTAAGAAAATTAATGGTATTATTGCAATTGACATATCTTATCACAATGATATTCTTTATGTTATTGATATTCATGGAAGGCTTTACAAAACTACTCCTACCTTCAAATGTAAAgatgaaattattgttaaagaAGAGTCAAAGTGTTGTCCTCATGGATTCAAAAGCAATAGTACCAAAGTAAAATTCAGAAATGTTGTGACAAGTGATTTTGGGCAGTTATTTATTAGTACTGAGGGACAATTGTGGGGTTCAGGTGATATGCCACAAATTGGTTTAGATaatcaagaaataaaaaagattccTTTTTTTGAGGGAAGAACTGTTTACAGTGCATCTATAGGTCAGAATTTTGCAGCTGTAATTGCAAGAAAGAATGTAAAGGAATATGGTGACTGTGACACAGACagtgataatgatgatgaagagGTGTTTGCTTCGAACTGTTCTCAATGTCAGTCTATAATTGGCCTTGCATCACCAGCATCTATGCCCTCATTATCAGAGACATGTCCATTAGGAGTACATATAAGTAAGTCAAGCGAGGATTCAAGTAGCACTACGGCCCCACAGACTGATGTCCAAGTAGATGCTCAAAGTATCACTGAAGATTCAAGTCCTACTTCAGAAGAATCCAAAGTAGAGAAACCAATTTCTCCTCTAATTGAAAATTCTGTTGGGgctaataatatacaaataagtGATATCCAAGATAATACTGATAAGGTAGGAGGGAGTCAAACTCCTCAAGGGAGTACAGagaaattaaataacatatttataaatacagatGCAGCTCGGCAATTCCTAAGTAGACAGTTGTCTTGGGTATCAGCAGGAGAAGACTATCTCGTAGAATACACTGAGAAACCAACAAGAATCATAAAGGAGAATGTAACTAACATTACTAACTTTGTTTATGAGGGAGTTAAAACTGTTGGAGATAAGGTAGCTACTTTGTCAAGGCATGTCAGTGGAAGTAGTGATAATAATGAGGCTActgaatttttaaatcaaaactaTAATGAAGAAATTGGTATGCTATGGCATAGCTGTACATCCACAAAATTTGAAGATATACAGTTTTCAACAAGCACTGTTAGCAGTGAAAAAGAATTTGAAGTAACTAAAAAGTGTGAGAACCTTAAAAATATGTCCAAGctaggaaaaaatattttggctaCAGAATTATGGACCTGGGGAGATATAACACATGGACAGTTAGGTATTGGTGACACTGTAAAGCGAGTTAAACCTATGGTTGTAATGAGTCTTTCCGGTTTTGGACTCCAAAAAGTTTCCTGTGGGAAATGGCACTGTGGTGCCTTAACTTTAGATGGAAGGTTATTTGTTTGGGGCTATAACAATTATAAACAAGTAAGTTTAGACACAAGAGATGATAGGAGTAGCCCCAAACAATTTTCCGAAAATTCTGAGAGTGATCGCATCAGAGATATGATAGCAACTGATAACCATACATTAGCATACActcataatgaaaatatatattacatggGAAAACATGATGATGGGTTTAcagaaaatattgttaatttgaatgaaagaTGTGAACAAGAGAGCAaccaaaacaaaaattctgaaactGTTAATATAAAGGAGGCTCAGAAATTAAAACATAGTCAGAATATGTGCTACCATTGGAGAATACTATCTAGTGGTTCTATTAGCTATTCTTCAGTAGGACAATCATTTTCTAGTCTAGAATTTCAGAATCTTTCAATTGCTCAAAGATATTTGGAAGAAATGCTTATTATAAATCATTCATTAGTAAAGCCATTTCTTAAGAAAAGCAAAGCAATTACCTctcattcaaatatttatgaagCAGTGTGTGATATATTTAGtgacatattaaatattactgcCCTAAATGTACTTTCCACATGGCAGTATGCCGAGAAACATATAAGTGaatgtgatatattattgataaaaaatttagatgagtttatatatttatacaagaaGTATTATATAGCTTTAAGCAATTTGATTGTAATTGGGGGTTTTGCTCAAATCAATAATGTTTATGATATCTccaataatgtatataatttgtttaatgaTCAACTTCcttcaaataaacaaaaaaataagaaaactcaaGAAGCAGTAATAGCTTTAGCATTTATACAACCTTTGATAAGGTTGAGTTCTTACAAGTGCATTGCACAATCATTGTTGCgaaataaatctaataataagAAAGCTGATTCGAAATCAAATATAGAAGAAAAAATAGCTAAGGTTGTTACGGCATTAGACATATTAATAGATGAACAAGACAAAAAAAGAAAGGATGCAgatgttacaaaattattttgggaaaCAGTTGGCAAAAGCTTAGAGCAACACAGAACACCTGAAAGGAGATTAATACGGGAATCGAAATCCAAACAACTGAATGTTGTAAACCCTGGGCGCTTTTCATCACATTGgtttatattgtttaataatctatttattCATGTCAATGGCAGCAGTACAAATATTCATCCATTAGAAACGGTTTGGGTGGAGGCAGCACCTAATTCTGACTCTGCTCAAAATATTATCCAGCTTACTACACCTGAAGAAATTTTATACCTTACAGCTTGTTCTGAGCAAGGTAAATCTGAATGGATACATGCCATCACCACAGCAATCAAATCAGTACTAAAAAAAGACTCTGCATTTAAAGCTCCCAGTATTCGGACAGCTTCATACACATTTTCTAGTAAAAGTGCATTTTACAAAGATGCAACATATATTGGAAGATGGCTTGATGGAAAAGTTCATGGCAACGGTAGAGTTGATTGGCCAGATGGAAGAGTATATGTAGGACAGTTTCAAATCAACACACTATGTGGACATGGAAAAATGGATATTCCTGGTGTAG GATGTTACGAAGGGCAGTGGAAAGATAACCTTCAAAATGGATACGGGATCATGAAATATGCAGCCGGAGACATATATGAAGGATACTTTAAAGATGGGCATCCTCATGGTCACGGAATCAAAAGACAAG GGTCATGGAGTAATGGTGTTTGA